A region of the Deltaproteobacteria bacterium genome:
GAACCGGACTGATCCGGCCGGGTTCTCGAAACCGGGCTCCACTTCGTACTCCAGAACCACGCCCTCGGTGACCAGGGTCGGGGACGGGGCCCTACGAATGAGCTGGGCAAAAAGGTCGTTGGCCGGGGGCAAAAGAGTCCAGTACTGGTCGCTGTCGGAAATGCAGTGCATGCCCAGGTTGTTCCATGCCAGGAGCACGTATTCGTCTCGGCCCTTGTCGAAAGGCGGAATCTCGTTGGGCAGACTCTTGGCCTTCTGGCCCTCTTGGGCCGGTGGCCCGCCACCGTTCAGTTCCTCGACAATGTACCGGGCCAGGGCCCACCGCTCCTCTTTGGTGCCCATGAACCGGGGCATGTAGGTGTTCAGCTTGCCCATGCCGTTCAATTGGGAATCCATGCCCAGCACCGTGTACTTGGCCGTCAGAGGCCTGATGTCGTTGTTGGGCCCGCCGATGCTGTGGCAGGCCGAGCATTTGAGAAGAAATATCTCCCGGCCCGCGGCCAGCTCGTTGCCGGGAGTGATCTCTCTGTGCTCCACCCAACGGGCCGTCTTCAGGATTCCGGCGGCATTGATCCCGGCCTCCTGGGAGACGAGAATGGAGTTGGAGTACATGAAGTCGCTGATGACAAAGGGCCGACGGCCAGCCTCACGGATCCACTCGAAACATCCCATGTGGGCTAGGCCAAGGATGAGAAGGACAAAGGCCACCGGCTTGCGGACCGCTCCAGGCATGCGCACGGCCATGACCAGGCCACCAAGAAAGATCACCGCCGAAACGATCAGGAACCCGTTGTAAAAAGGGATGATCTCGGGATTTTGTCCCATGATCATGGCCTTGGGTCCCTCGGGCAGGGCGGCCAGATACCACCAGGCCGACAGGATCATGAACACGAAGGGGATCATCACCCAGCGGGCGCAGTACCGGACCAGACTCTGCCGGACCTCCTTGTCCTTGACGAATACGGCCGTGACGAATCCGAACAGGCCAGCAAAGACAAAGGCCAGAAAGGTCCGGAAGACCGTGGCCGGAACAAAGGTCGGGTTGAAGAACCCTGACCAGAAACTGCCGGTCTGAAGCCAGCCGCCCGGAGTGAGCATGAAGGTGATGATGCCGTTGATCAGAACCAGGGACAACCAGGCGAAGATGAAGTAAAGCCAGCCGATGATCAGGTGGCGACGCCGCTCCATTCTGCCGAAGGTATAGTAGTAGACCAGAAGGGCCACGATCTCGCCCACGAAGCAGACCCACTCCGCGGCCCAGCCGAAGACAAAGGTGTGGATCATGACCGAAGTGGCCGACGGTTGCAGCAGGGAGATGGTGAACCAGATGCCCACGCCGGTGATGCCTCCGGCCACCATGGTCAGCAGCAGAAAGAACAGGCTGTGTTTTTTGGCATAGTCCAGGATGGGCTGGGAATTCTCCCGGTAGCCCTTCATTTCGGTCAAAACCAGGAACAGACCCCCGCCCACGGCGAAATGGGCGATGTAGACGTGGAACACGGCGATCAGGGCGATGAGCAGCCCACCTCCGGCGGCAAAGAGTTCCCAGACGGGATAGTTCATCGCGTCACCTCCTTGCCGGTCTCAAAGCCCAGCTTGAGCATGTAGACCACGGCCGCCAGCCCCACCAGCAGGATCACGACAAAGAGGACCATGGGCCCGTACTCGGGTTTGACCATCAGTTCGGCCGGATTGAAATAGCCCTTCAGATAGGCCGTGCGAACCAAATCCCGCATGAGGACCATGACCACCACCGTTCCCAGGAAGGTGTACAAAGAGGGCCAGACCTTGTTCTGGAACCCGAACAGGAGCAGGAGCGCGGCCAGGATGAGGCCGGCCATGAACAGGGCCGTGGCCGTTCCGTTCCCGCCCATGAACATGAGCATGACGTCCTGGGGCAACGCCAGGAGAAACCAGATTCCCACGGCCAACTGGGCCACGGTGGCAAAGGAGAACCATTTCATACCCAAAAGAAGCTGTTCCTCGGCCTTGGCTTCGGATTTCTTCCATCTGGAGGTCACGGCCAGAAAAAGCCCGCCGGCCGCCAAGGAAGCCAGGACAAAATGGAGATACCTGGGAATCAGGGTCGGATCGGTCAGGGACAGGATCGTCCCGGAACGATTGGCGAAATAAGCGGGCCATCGCTCAGGGCTGATCATGAGGATCATGTTGTTGGAAAAGAAAAAGGCTACGGCCAGGATGCAGGCTACGGCCACGGCCAGAAAGACGGTTCTGGCTCTCGGCCAGGCCTCGTATTTGTATTGAAACACATAGAGGGAATAGTAGGCGGCGATGATGATGAAAACCACCGACAGCCAGTACACGGCCATCAGAATGCTGCTCGTGTAGACGAGATTGCCGAAAAGGACCTGGAGAAACAGAAGTGGGGCCACTCCGAAGTTGACCGTGAAGGCCATGACGATGGGGAGCTTCGGGGACAAAACCGGACCGGTCGTTCTTGCCCGGCCCCGAATCTGATCGACCAGGGCGATGACGCTCGATCCGAGCAGGATGTTCATGGCCAGGAGATGAAGCATAAAGGTGGCCACGAGCAGCACCTGAAACCAGCCCCAGGCAACGGGTATGGTGTCGGCCAAAGGTATCAGTAAGGCCGAATCCATGAGAGTTCTCCTCGTTGGATTGTGAATGTTCCCATCAGGATCATGCCCCATTCATGATTTTTGTCCTGCGGCCATCCAAAGCCGCAGGGCCAGAGTGTCCAGTACCAGGGCCGGATTCGCATTGACCTGCAGGCATTCCACGGTGTCTTCGAGAAAGCAGTTGACCTCAAAGATTCGACCATGATCGAGTCGGGACAAAAAATTCTCCAGGCCGTCGGGTACGTTTTGTCCATGAAGCCTGGCCATCAGGGATTGCTGCATGGCCGTCACGATCCGAAGAACAAGG
Encoded here:
- a CDS encoding cytochrome C, producing the protein MNYPVWELFAAGGGLLIALIAVFHVYIAHFAVGGGLFLVLTEMKGYRENSQPILDYAKKHSLFFLLLTMVAGGITGVGIWFTISLLQPSATSVMIHTFVFGWAAEWVCFVGEIVALLVYYYTFGRMERRRHLIIGWLYFIFAWLSLVLINGIITFMLTPGGWLQTGSFWSGFFNPTFVPATVFRTFLAFVFAGLFGFVTAVFVKDKEVRQSLVRYCARWVMIPFVFMILSAWWYLAALPEGPKAMIMGQNPEIIPFYNGFLIVSAVIFLGGLVMAVRMPGAVRKPVAFVLLILGLAHMGCFEWIREAGRRPFVISDFMYSNSILVSQEAGINAAGILKTARWVEHREITPGNELAAGREIFLLKCSACHSIGGPNNDIRPLTAKYTVLGMDSQLNGMGKLNTYMPRFMGTKEERWALARYIVEELNGGGPPAQEGQKAKSLPNEIPPFDKGRDEYVLLAWNNLGMHCISDSDQYWTLLPPANDLFAQLIRRAPSPTLVTEGVVLEYEVEPGFENPAGSVRFWEFADELFGLDKPLPENVGLSGNGLKGTMHLSSELEAFEASLVPVTPYPADGSFNPYPLFTITARDASTGKVLAQTRMVAPTSTEMGCKNCHGGQWRVAGVAGFTDETSADILAVHDRINRTNLLVEAKAGRPRLCQSCHHDPVLGAEGEPGVLGFPAAIHGWHANYLTDRDETACFLCHPSSATGPTGCQRGVHASLGLTCVDCHGTLEDHALSLLKREHEDGRPTAARLMANLKPRMVDSVDEINPRTPWINEPDCLTCHVDFQAPVRATAFNVWTNGLEELFRMRSDDAGIMCSACHGSTHANYPAQNMYGKNRDNIPPLQYQGDNLPIGSNRNCNLCHTEDMDFSIHHPNFMRPFRNVHLISRTN